In a single window of the Halomicroarcula saliterrae genome:
- a CDS encoding DUF7266 family protein — translation MIGDTRAVSPAVTQALTIGISTILITGLLLGGSSYIDTKRDNTVRQGLIDVGSGVASDLVRLDQFDTDGVSQEISFSSAYPDRVGGEGYRIHLDPSADRTTIYINSTASDRRTQVRFKNTTAVCESRVTGGPIQVVYDATEPCLEVRAA, via the coding sequence ATGATCGGGGACACACGCGCGGTCTCACCGGCCGTCACGCAGGCGCTGACCATCGGCATTTCGACGATACTGATTACGGGCCTGCTTCTGGGCGGGTCGTCGTACATCGACACCAAACGGGACAACACGGTCCGACAGGGACTGATAGACGTCGGGTCGGGCGTGGCCAGTGACCTCGTCCGACTCGACCAGTTCGACACCGACGGTGTCTCACAAGAGATCTCGTTCTCCTCGGCGTACCCCGACAGGGTCGGTGGCGAGGGGTATCGTATCCACCTCGACCCGAGCGCCGACCGGACGACAATCTACATCAACTCGACGGCGAGCGACCGCCGGACGCAGGTTCGATTCAAGAACACGACCGCTGTCTGTGAGAGCCGTGTCACGGGCGGACCGATCCAGGTCGTCTACGACGCGACGGAGCCCTGTCTGGAGGTGCGAGCCGCGTGA
- a CDS encoding DUF7288 family protein, which yields MRAQAHTLEATVAGLLMLSSLIFALQMTAVTPLSASTSSQHIENQQQATGQGVLAVAAQTGALKPAVLYWNNSSARHHGVDVQRFYTSGPPDNRFGRMLERAFNDNGIAYNVYFRFQNDDGEPITRQYVYSGVPTDNAVTAAHTVTLRDDDPLYDADGTPSGTALGAQNVTYPMPDVGGNLYNTVQVEVVAWRI from the coding sequence ATGCGAGCACAAGCACACACACTGGAGGCGACGGTCGCTGGACTGCTCATGCTGTCGAGTCTCATCTTCGCGCTACAGATGACCGCTGTGACGCCGCTATCGGCCAGCACGTCCAGCCAGCATATCGAGAACCAGCAGCAGGCGACCGGACAGGGCGTGCTGGCGGTGGCCGCACAGACAGGGGCGCTGAAGCCGGCGGTGTTGTACTGGAACAACAGCTCCGCGCGCCACCACGGCGTCGACGTCCAGCGCTTCTACACGTCGGGGCCGCCGGACAACCGCTTCGGGCGCATGCTGGAGCGGGCGTTCAACGACAACGGCATCGCCTACAACGTCTACTTCCGGTTCCAGAACGACGACGGGGAGCCGATAACGCGACAGTACGTCTACAGCGGCGTGCCGACGGACAACGCCGTCACGGCGGCCCACACGGTCACACTCCGGGACGACGACCCGCTGTACGACGCTGACGGGACGCCGAGCGGGACGGCTCTCGGGGCCCAGAACGTCACCTATCCGATGCCGGACGTCGGCGGCAACCTGTACAACACGGTGCAGGTGGAGGTGGTCGCGTGGCGGATCTGA
- a CDS encoding DUF7261 family protein, whose amino-acid sequence MADLRRDDRGQIILVAAFALAVIFVVMALIVNSAIFTENLASRGETTGSNGALSMRAMVEANVGDSVAAANRNDNATAAALATAVQAGVRNISEQTGRQSARSGRVVDVAYQSSTPGVRVYQSNNSTFTDDAGDESYQVAGLVSRADGANGTRAFEIEANSITATDNGSAFEIRAQSTPATGVQESWRARIWESGGDTVHVRTLRDVGSTTAVEDCTVTHDGPGASVDIDVTGGTIDGEECDALGTAPTGRNFHFGAGTGVTPGTTESYNISFANADAISGNFSMVLYRRSPLSPEVSPLRTAPASSPALYDVTVRYTYLTTDMRYETDVRVAPGEADV is encoded by the coding sequence GTGGCGGATCTGAGGCGGGACGACCGCGGGCAGATTATCCTCGTGGCCGCGTTCGCGCTCGCGGTCATCTTCGTCGTGATGGCGCTCATCGTCAACTCCGCGATATTCACGGAGAACCTGGCGAGTCGGGGAGAGACGACGGGGAGCAACGGGGCGCTCTCGATGCGGGCCATGGTCGAGGCGAACGTCGGTGACAGCGTCGCGGCGGCGAACCGCAACGACAACGCCACCGCCGCGGCGCTCGCCACCGCTGTTCAGGCCGGCGTCAGAAACATCTCCGAGCAGACGGGCCGCCAGTCGGCCCGGTCGGGGCGCGTGGTCGACGTGGCCTACCAGTCGTCGACGCCGGGGGTGCGCGTCTACCAGTCGAACAACTCGACGTTCACCGACGACGCCGGCGACGAGAGCTACCAGGTGGCCGGCCTGGTCTCCCGGGCCGACGGCGCCAACGGGACGCGGGCGTTCGAGATAGAGGCGAACTCCATCACGGCCACGGACAACGGCTCGGCCTTCGAGATACGGGCCCAGTCGACGCCGGCCACGGGCGTACAGGAGAGCTGGCGCGCACGCATTTGGGAATCGGGGGGCGACACCGTCCACGTTCGGACGCTCCGGGACGTCGGTTCGACCACCGCCGTCGAGGACTGTACAGTGACTCACGACGGGCCGGGAGCGTCCGTCGACATCGACGTCACCGGCGGCACTATCGACGGCGAGGAGTGTGACGCGCTCGGCACCGCACCGACCGGACGGAACTTCCACTTCGGCGCCGGCACGGGGGTAACACCCGGGACGACCGAGTCGTACAACATCTCCTTTGCCAACGCGGACGCCATCTCCGGGAACTTCTCGATGGTCCTGTACCGGCGGTCGCCGCTCAGTCCCGAGGTCTCGCCCCTGCGCACCGCCCCGGCGTCGAGCCCCGCGCTCTACGACGTGACGGTCCGCTATACGTATCTGACGACCGATATGCGCTACGAGACCGACGTTCGGGTCGCCCCGGGTGAAGCGGATGTCTGA
- a CDS encoding DUF7287 family protein, which translates to MGTQHSDEPRDSPAARRTDRGQTTIDFAIGVSIFLAVLLFIFLFIPGILSPFTASAQDETVSSNRVADQLAVGMLASPAEPYALDSYCTVTFFEGNSAGCPFPGGSLESQVGVASSYQQVNVSLRGNLTASGSGEEFVCWDSTGTDTGLVESSSGDCDTTFARGDPVPTTQPSVTSVRVVSIDGADVTLFVEMW; encoded by the coding sequence ATGGGCACACAGCACAGCGATGAGCCGCGGGACTCCCCAGCGGCTCGCAGAACCGACCGGGGACAGACGACGATAGACTTCGCTATCGGCGTGAGCATCTTCCTCGCGGTGTTGCTGTTCATCTTCCTGTTCATTCCGGGTATCCTCTCGCCGTTCACGGCGAGTGCACAGGACGAAACGGTCTCGTCAAACAGAGTCGCGGACCAGCTCGCGGTCGGGATGTTGGCGTCCCCGGCTGAGCCCTACGCACTGGACAGCTACTGTACGGTGACGTTCTTCGAGGGCAACTCGGCGGGCTGTCCGTTCCCGGGCGGAAGCCTCGAATCGCAGGTCGGGGTGGCGTCGAGCTATCAGCAGGTGAACGTCAGTCTCCGGGGGAACCTCACGGCGTCCGGGAGCGGAGAGGAGTTCGTGTGCTGGGACAGCACCGGGACGGACACGGGGCTCGTAGAATCGTCGAGCGGGGACTGTGATACGACGTTCGCCCGGGGCGACCCAGTTCCGACGACCCAGCCGTCGGTCACGTCGGTCCGGGTGGTTTCGATCGACGGGGCGGACGTGACGCTGTTCGTGGAGATGTGGTAA
- a CDS encoding DUF7289 family protein: MTSRRRGVSDVVSFTLVFATIIFMIGVVTVTGIGTLGDVQAGTESNVAEETMRNYASTLADHRTASAPRRSTTIKLQGHSLTRSDSLLKWSVSGNPTRIENRTGALVRTTDTDTELVYESGALFRAQDGGSVVVRRPPLRCGDQTAHLPVTRLVGEFSISSDSRVTLESELVNQSLTTRETDSVTVYTDETARPDSWGETLTSGGWTGSGPSYTCDSIERVVVHQTTVRINVIN, translated from the coding sequence GTGACCAGCCGACGGCGTGGCGTGTCCGACGTGGTCTCGTTCACGCTCGTGTTCGCCACCATCATCTTCATGATCGGTGTCGTCACGGTCACCGGCATCGGGACGCTGGGCGACGTTCAGGCGGGCACCGAATCGAACGTCGCCGAGGAGACGATGCGCAACTACGCCTCGACGCTCGCCGACCACCGAACTGCCAGCGCCCCGCGCCGGTCCACGACGATCAAACTCCAGGGGCACAGCCTCACCCGTTCCGACTCGCTGCTCAAGTGGAGCGTCAGCGGGAACCCGACGCGGATAGAGAACAGGACGGGCGCGCTGGTCCGGACGACCGACACCGACACCGAGCTGGTCTACGAGAGCGGCGCGCTGTTCCGTGCACAGGACGGCGGGTCGGTCGTCGTCCGCCGGCCACCGCTTCGGTGTGGCGACCAGACGGCGCATCTCCCGGTGACGCGGCTCGTCGGCGAGTTCAGTATCTCGTCCGACAGCCGCGTCACGCTGGAGAGCGAACTCGTCAACCAGAGCCTCACGACCAGAGAGACCGACAGCGTCACCGTCTACACCGACGAGACCGCGCGCCCGGACTCGTGGGGGGAGACGCTCACGAGCGGCGGCTGGACGGGCTCCGGTCCGAGCTACACGTGTGACTCCATCGAGCGAGTCGTCGTTCATCAGACGACGGTCCGCATCAACGTGATAAACTGA